One genomic segment of Aquipluma nitroreducens includes these proteins:
- the rplB gene encoding 50S ribosomal protein L2, with product MAVRKLNPVTPGQRHKIAGTFESITASTPEKSLLKPMTSSGGRNAGGRMTMRNIGGGHKRKYRFIDFKRDKDGIAAVVESIQYDPNRTARIALLVYPDGEKRYMLAPNGLVVGQKVETGSGIAPEVGNTLPLAEIPLGTLVHNIELHPSQGGVMARSAGTYAQLTSREGKYAIVKLPSGEARMVLVTCRATVGIVGNSDHNLERSGKAGRSRWLGRRPRVRGVAMNPVDHPMGGGEGRSSGGHPRSRKGLLAKGFKTRAKKKASNRYIVEKRKK from the coding sequence ATGGCAGTAAGAAAATTAAATCCAGTTACTCCAGGTCAAAGGCATAAGATTGCCGGAACCTTTGAGTCCATTACTGCATCAACACCTGAAAAATCATTGTTGAAGCCAATGACGAGTTCCGGCGGTAGAAATGCCGGCGGTCGCATGACAATGAGGAATATAGGTGGTGGCCACAAACGCAAATACCGTTTTATCGATTTTAAAAGAGATAAAGATGGTATTGCTGCTGTTGTTGAGTCTATTCAGTATGATCCAAACCGCACAGCCCGTATCGCTCTTCTGGTATATCCTGATGGAGAGAAACGGTACATGCTTGCTCCCAACGGTTTAGTTGTTGGGCAGAAAGTTGAAACTGGCAGTGGGATCGCACCAGAAGTAGGCAATACATTGCCACTAGCTGAAATTCCTCTTGGAACTTTGGTTCACAACATTGAACTTCATCCAAGTCAGGGTGGTGTGATGGCGCGTAGTGCCGGTACGTATGCTCAGTTAACTTCGAGAGAAGGAAAGTACGCTATCGTGAAATTGCCTTCGGGCGAAGCAAGAATGGTTCTCGTAACTTGTCGTGCTACAGTAGGAATTGTTGGAAACTCCGACCACAACCTCGAACGTTCAGGAAAAGCTGGCCGCTCAAGATGGTTAGGTAGAAGACCTCGCGTTAGAGGTGTAGCGATGAACCCGGTAGATCACCCAATGGGTGGTGGAGAAGGTCGCTCTTCTGGTGGACATCCACGTTCACGTAAGGGCTTATTAGCTAAAGGCTTCAAAACCCGTGCTAAGAAGAAAGCTTCTAACAGGTATATTGTAGAAAAACGCAAGAAATAA
- the rpsS gene encoding 30S ribosomal protein S19, producing the protein MSRSLKKGPFIDFKLERRVLAMNETNKKAVIKTWARASVISPDFVGQTIAVHNGNKFIPVYVTENMVGHKFGEFAPTRTFRGHSKGKK; encoded by the coding sequence ATGAGTCGTTCATTAAAGAAAGGTCCTTTTATCGATTTCAAGCTCGAACGCAGAGTTCTGGCTATGAATGAAACGAACAAAAAGGCGGTAATCAAAACATGGGCCAGAGCATCTGTAATTTCTCCTGACTTTGTAGGGCAAACCATCGCAGTTCATAACGGAAATAAATTCATTCCTGTTTATGTGACTGAAAACATGGTTGGTCATAAATTCGGCGAATTTGCACCTACAAGAACATTCAGGGGCCATTCAAAAGGTAAAAAATAA
- the rplW gene encoding 50S ribosomal protein L23, with translation MEILIKPIVTEKITGQAESLNRYGFIVNRNANKLQIKKAIEGLYNVSVTSVNTLIHGGKRKSRFTKAGVISGSTGMSKKAIVTIAKGESIDFYSNI, from the coding sequence ATGGAAATTTTAATTAAACCGATCGTTACCGAAAAGATTACAGGTCAGGCCGAAAGTCTTAACCGCTACGGTTTTATTGTAAATCGGAACGCAAATAAATTACAGATCAAAAAAGCCATTGAAGGTTTATACAATGTTTCAGTGACTTCTGTAAATACTTTGATTCATGGAGGTAAAAGAAAGTCTCGTTTTACCAAGGCCGGTGTCATTTCAGGCAGTACCGGAATGAGCAAAAAAGCTATTGTTACAATAGCAAAAGGAGAATCTATTGATTTTTATAGTAATATTTAA
- the rplV gene encoding 50S ribosomal protein L22 codes for MGARKRNSANELKEAKKQQYFAVLKNCPTSPRKMRLVADMVRGMEVNRALDVLKFSSKESSRRLEKLVMSAIANWQAKNEGSRLEESNLVVKTISVDSGRILKRLMPAPQGRAHRIKKRSNHVTVSLGSLIEEKVTE; via the coding sequence ATGGGTGCTAGAAAAAGAAATAGTGCAAACGAACTAAAGGAAGCTAAGAAACAGCAGTATTTCGCTGTTTTGAAGAATTGTCCTACTTCACCGCGCAAAATGAGGCTTGTTGCCGATATGGTTCGCGGAATGGAAGTGAACAGAGCTCTTGATGTACTAAAGTTTTCCTCAAAAGAATCTTCACGCCGACTTGAAAAATTAGTTATGTCAGCTATCGCTAACTGGCAAGCTAAAAACGAAGGAAGCAGATTGGAAGAAAGTAATTTGGTAGTGAAAACTATTTCTGTTGATTCAGGAAGAATATTGAAAAGATTAATGCCTGCTCCGCAGGGACGTGCACACAGGATCAAGAAAAGATCAAATCATGTGACCGTTAGTCTTGGTAGTTTAATCGAAGAAAAAGTAACAGAATAA